Proteins from a genomic interval of Diospyros lotus cultivar Yz01 chromosome 6, ASM1463336v1, whole genome shotgun sequence:
- the LOC127803946 gene encoding uncharacterized protein LOC127803946 isoform X2, producing the protein MSILPSKDLRSAPSSSSQPPIQNPNFNHGIAHQQPNSHPQLQLAQSPPNHVQSFQYLQISDPTYKISGTVSQDADNSCGSSKKVNGSGKRSGKKLVANQANGRNSHFVQGGIGSAQESEKPSETVVSPRSQGGSGSMNFQASTTHLTGRKTQMVNGNHLLNFHYDPIPRPQPRSPAPRRLQKRKPYNKDLFLQANYKFVVLDSRNYSPRLLDPDKMLSWEDIICVKFSTPFPVQCPICLDDPLCPQITSCGHIFCFPCILRYFSIGEDDYKDECWKKCPLCFMLISSKDLYTIYIENVKRYCVGETAEFLLLTRQKDSFSLYLKNKQGMDAKEEAPNPFSKFTFTSDIDVSVKKAISDLDSWLARADSGLVDDLEKLPYVCAAMEQLELRRKNWNAQQVDHGNMACKHNDSQMELQGSQSAADHLNAGNEPCSFVWRSFPASGNGKSVLEGDATPEKLDAEFSRDQHVDVVGQFFDLEATLSSSYDDKKSMQRNFHGFRVRKEKDSFNFYQAVDGQHLILHPLNMKCLLNHYGGYDMLPHRISGKILQLETVTQSEAMRRRYRFLSHFSLTTTFQLCEIDLSDLLPPDALSPFMDEIKNREKQRKRLARKVVIASGAIEYIKANLRAPGHAYSCSSSKWE; encoded by the exons ATGTCCATCTTGCCCTCCAAGGATCTACGTTCTGCGccgtcttcttcctcccagCCTCCTAttcaaaaccctaatttcaACCATGGAATTGCCCATCAGCAACCAAATTCACATCCGCAGCTGCAGCTCGCTCAGTCTCCCCCGAACCATGTTCAATCTTTCCAATATCTTCAGATCTCAGACCCCACCTATAAGATTTCAG GAACGGTGTCTCAAGACGCAGATAATTCTTGTGGATCTTCCAAAAAG GTGAATGGATCAGGGAAAAGAAGTGGTAAGAAACTTGTAGCCAACCAAGCCAATGGTAGGAACTCTCATTTTGTGCAAGGAGGGATTGGATCTGCTCAAGAAAGTGAGAAACCTTCTGAAACTGTTGTTTCTCCACGTAGTCAAGGGGGTTCTGGTTCTATGAATTTTCAAGCAAGCACCACACATTTAACTGGAAGAAAGACCCAGATGGTGAATGGAAACCACTTGCTAAATTTTCATTATGACCCTATTCCTCGTCCACAGCCAAGATCTCCTGCTCCAAGAAGACTTCAAAAGAGGAAACCTTACAACAAAGATTTGTTCCTCCAAGCAAACTATAAATTTGTTGTGTTAGACTCCAGAAACTATTCTCCCAGACTGCTAGATCCAGATAAAATGTTGAGCTGGGAAGATATAATATGTGTGAAGTTTTCAACCCCATTTCCTGTACAGTGCCCCATATGTTTGGATGATCCTCTTTGTCCACAGATTACGTCTTGTGGTCACATCTTTTGCTTCCCATGTATTCTCCGGTACTTCTCAATAGGTGAAGATGATTATAAAGATGAATGCTGGAAAAAGTGCCCCTTATGCTTCATGCTGATATCTTCAAAGGATTTATACACAATCTACATTGAGAATGTTAAGCGGTACTGTGTTGGTGAAACTGCAGAATTTTTGCTTTTAACCCGTCAAAAAGATTCatttagtttatatttgaaGAACAAACAAGGGATGGATGCCAAGGAGGAAGCTCCTAATCCCTTTTCGAAGTTTACTTTCACATCTGATATAGACGTGTCAGTTAAAAAGGCGATATCAGATCTAGATAGTTGGTTAGCCAGAGCAGATTCTGGACTTGTGGATGACTTGGAGAAACTTCCATATGTTTGTGCGGCAATGGAACAGCTAGAGCTGAGGAGGAAGAATTGGAATGCACAGCAGGTGGATCATGGCAATATGGCTTGTAAACATAATGATTCTCAGATGGAATTACAGGGATCTCAGTCAGCTGCAGATCATTTAAATGCTGGTAATGAACCCTGTAGTTTTGTATGGAGATCATTTCCTGCCAGTGGCAATGGTAAATCAGTATTGGAGGGAGATGCAACTCCAGAGAAGTTGGATGCTGAATTCAGTAGGGATCAACATGTTGATGTGGTCGGACAATTTTTTGACCTAGAGGCCACTTTATCTTCTTCATATGATGATAAAAAGAGCATGCAAAGGAATTTCCATGGTTTCAGGGTTAGAAAGGAAAAGGATTCGTTCAATTTCTATCAG GCAGTTGATGGTCAGCACCTCATCCTTCACCCTTTAAACATGAAGTGTCTTCTAAACCATTATGGGGGCTATGATATGCTTCCTCACAG AATCAGTGGAAAGATTTTACAATTGGAGACGGTGACCCAGTCAGAGGCTATGAGGAGGCGTTATCGTTTCTTAAGCCATTTTTCTTTGACGACAACATTTCAG CTTTGTGAGATTGATCTCAGTGATTTATTACCTCCTGATGCTCTTTCTCCGTTTATGGATGAAATCAAGAATCGGGAAAAGCAGAGAAAGCGCCTAGCAAGGAAG GTTGTTATCGCCAGTGGAGCTATTGAATACATAAAGGCCAATCTGAGAGCTCCTGGACATGCTTACAGTTGTAGCAGCAGCAAATGGGAGTGA
- the LOC127803946 gene encoding uncharacterized protein LOC127803946 isoform X1 → MSILPSKDLRSAPSSSSQPPIQNPNFNHGIAHQQPNSHPQLQLAQSPPNHVQSFQYLQISDPTYKISGTVSQDADNSCGSSKKVNGSGKRSGKKLVANQANGRNSHFVQGGIGSAQESEKPSETVVSPRSQGGSGSMNFQASTTHLTGRKTQMVNGNHLLNFHYDPIPRPQPRSPAPRRLQKRKPYNKDLFLQANYKFVVLDSRNYSPRLLDPDKMLSWEDIICVKFSTPFPVQCPICLDDPLCPQITSCGHIFCFPCILRYFSIGEDDYKDECWKKCPLCFMLISSKDLYTIYIENVKRYCVGETAEFLLLTRQKDSFSLYLKNKQGMDAKEEAPNPFSKFTFTSDIDVSVKKAISDLDSWLARADSGLVDDLEKLPYVCAAMEQLELRRKNWNAQQVDHGNMACKHNDSQMELQGSQSAADHLNAGNEPCSFVWRSFPASGNGKSVLEGDATPEKLDAEFSRDQHVDVVGQFFDLEATLSSSYDDKKSMQRNFHGFRVRKEKDSFNFYQAVDGQHLILHPLNMKCLLNHYGGYDMLPHRISGKILQLETVTQSEAMRRRYRFLSHFSLTTTFQLCEIDLSDLLPPDALSPFMDEIKNREKQRKRLARKEREEKMRAEVAVTHFASMSCNVPHCSADNSPAFSMDDFEALGSSTVMSSSPPTVGERKLFSNVARLGFAAAHDSPALRIDDTNTVPRSEVTSDSSGVTGLRNTGTPSFANIISREKVQGRLDAPKVNNEMARKGKKPGKVLLSTASGRRY, encoded by the exons ATGTCCATCTTGCCCTCCAAGGATCTACGTTCTGCGccgtcttcttcctcccagCCTCCTAttcaaaaccctaatttcaACCATGGAATTGCCCATCAGCAACCAAATTCACATCCGCAGCTGCAGCTCGCTCAGTCTCCCCCGAACCATGTTCAATCTTTCCAATATCTTCAGATCTCAGACCCCACCTATAAGATTTCAG GAACGGTGTCTCAAGACGCAGATAATTCTTGTGGATCTTCCAAAAAG GTGAATGGATCAGGGAAAAGAAGTGGTAAGAAACTTGTAGCCAACCAAGCCAATGGTAGGAACTCTCATTTTGTGCAAGGAGGGATTGGATCTGCTCAAGAAAGTGAGAAACCTTCTGAAACTGTTGTTTCTCCACGTAGTCAAGGGGGTTCTGGTTCTATGAATTTTCAAGCAAGCACCACACATTTAACTGGAAGAAAGACCCAGATGGTGAATGGAAACCACTTGCTAAATTTTCATTATGACCCTATTCCTCGTCCACAGCCAAGATCTCCTGCTCCAAGAAGACTTCAAAAGAGGAAACCTTACAACAAAGATTTGTTCCTCCAAGCAAACTATAAATTTGTTGTGTTAGACTCCAGAAACTATTCTCCCAGACTGCTAGATCCAGATAAAATGTTGAGCTGGGAAGATATAATATGTGTGAAGTTTTCAACCCCATTTCCTGTACAGTGCCCCATATGTTTGGATGATCCTCTTTGTCCACAGATTACGTCTTGTGGTCACATCTTTTGCTTCCCATGTATTCTCCGGTACTTCTCAATAGGTGAAGATGATTATAAAGATGAATGCTGGAAAAAGTGCCCCTTATGCTTCATGCTGATATCTTCAAAGGATTTATACACAATCTACATTGAGAATGTTAAGCGGTACTGTGTTGGTGAAACTGCAGAATTTTTGCTTTTAACCCGTCAAAAAGATTCatttagtttatatttgaaGAACAAACAAGGGATGGATGCCAAGGAGGAAGCTCCTAATCCCTTTTCGAAGTTTACTTTCACATCTGATATAGACGTGTCAGTTAAAAAGGCGATATCAGATCTAGATAGTTGGTTAGCCAGAGCAGATTCTGGACTTGTGGATGACTTGGAGAAACTTCCATATGTTTGTGCGGCAATGGAACAGCTAGAGCTGAGGAGGAAGAATTGGAATGCACAGCAGGTGGATCATGGCAATATGGCTTGTAAACATAATGATTCTCAGATGGAATTACAGGGATCTCAGTCAGCTGCAGATCATTTAAATGCTGGTAATGAACCCTGTAGTTTTGTATGGAGATCATTTCCTGCCAGTGGCAATGGTAAATCAGTATTGGAGGGAGATGCAACTCCAGAGAAGTTGGATGCTGAATTCAGTAGGGATCAACATGTTGATGTGGTCGGACAATTTTTTGACCTAGAGGCCACTTTATCTTCTTCATATGATGATAAAAAGAGCATGCAAAGGAATTTCCATGGTTTCAGGGTTAGAAAGGAAAAGGATTCGTTCAATTTCTATCAG GCAGTTGATGGTCAGCACCTCATCCTTCACCCTTTAAACATGAAGTGTCTTCTAAACCATTATGGGGGCTATGATATGCTTCCTCACAG AATCAGTGGAAAGATTTTACAATTGGAGACGGTGACCCAGTCAGAGGCTATGAGGAGGCGTTATCGTTTCTTAAGCCATTTTTCTTTGACGACAACATTTCAG CTTTGTGAGATTGATCTCAGTGATTTATTACCTCCTGATGCTCTTTCTCCGTTTATGGATGAAATCAAGAATCGGGAAAAGCAGAGAAAGCGCCTAGCAAGGAAG GAACGAGAAGAAAAAATGAGGGCTGAAGTTGCTGTGACACATTTTGCATCCATGTCATGTAATGTTCCACATTGCTCTGCTGATAACTCCCCTGCCTTCTCCATGGATGACTTTGAag CGTTGGGAAGTTCTACTGTTATGTCATCAAGTCCTCCCACTGTTGGGGAAAGAAAGTTGTTCTCAAATGTTGCAAGGTTGGGTTTCGCTGCTGCGCATGATTCTCCAGCGTTGAGAATTGATGATACAAATACTGTGCCTAGATCTGAAGTGACAAGTGATTCATCTGGCGTAACTG gtTTGAGGAACACAGGTACTCCATCTTTTGCGAATATAATATCCAGAGAAAAGGTACAAGGCCGTCTGGATGCACCCAAAGTGAACAATGAGATGGcaagaaaagggaagaaaccGGGTAAGGTCCTACTGTCCACAGCTAGTGGTCGTCGCtattga